ATATGCTGATGCTGTCACGTATTGACAATAGACAAGAGTTacaggcaaaaaagaaaaccagaaaaaTGATAGAACTGTGGCGTTTTCCGTCTTTTTCCACCCACAACTACATCCCAAAACCGTTGGCTCAAAGTGGGTCAAACCGAAAGCATTGGAGAACCTTGTCGCCTTATGCTGATGCTCCCGATTGAGCGTTTCTCGCTATTTTGGCTCAGTCCGGGGAGATTCTACTGCTGATGCTGCAGTCCGGAGAATGTTTACggattgttccttttttcctggGTTTTGTTATTCTATTTCTTTACGTCATATCTGGCTGCTTCCGTAACGAGCGCCAGGGAGATTGCCCTTTATGCATTTCGAGTAATCTGCCTTGGGGATAACCCGAAGGTGATATGTTTCGCCACTGTTGTGGGCTCAGTCTAGGGAAATTCTAAGTTGAACTGGTTTACCCCTTTCTCAATACAGTCAAGTGATAGTTTTGATTGCGTGAGGTTGAGGAAGAACAATATGTGCGATATGGGATTTTTAAAAGTTCATGAGTTTTCCGCACGTTGTAAACATAATCCTACGGCCTAGTATCCGGTATAATGCGACCTTTTACTATTTGGAGAAGGAAAGGCCTTCGGATGTGAATTGTGTCTCAGATTAAGCTACctttagttgtaagcaatacggcatgaccgttcttgttgaataaaaaaaaaacataatcctTCTCGTTTGGAGTACCAGTTGAAAATCATTTAATAGCAAACTGCAccaaagcagtcggtgaataaatcaaatcaatatgTTCATATGTATGGTGTGGAGTTGTACGACGGGTATGAAAGTTCTACAATGGAAATTAGCGGAAAACTAGGagaaaaatgtgaagaaacTTTCCGTGTGGGTGTTAAATGCTCGTACCCAGTATGGTTTCCGGCGTAACGTCTGCTTGTTTTGGTTAAATCCGACTGGAACGTTACCAGACAACGTGAAGGACAGTGTCACATGATCGGGAACAAAAACGTGCAACAGTCATTAGTGCAAGTACAAAGCATGTTTGAAGAACGGGCTTCCCTAATCCTGGACCTGGAACATGTGCCATGAGGAGTCACATTCGCCAATCCGTAAAGTCATGCGACTTATCAATACGATCGCACGGCGGCGTACTTACCGTAGTCGAACTAGACAACGGAAATAGAAAACACTGGATTGTCCTTGAGCAAATTGGTCCACAGTCCATTGGCCGGAGGGTTCATTCTTGCAGATTATGTGTCTATTCTACCATTCCGGTCACGTGAGTTAAGGTGACTATGGTGCTGAAAATGCAGACAAGCATTAAAACGGCATACCTTTAGCCGCCAACAAAAGACGCTCCACGCGTGGTGTTTCATCGTTGTGAAGCTTATTGATCTCCTCGTGCACAAGAAATACCCCCCGTGCATGAGGCATCTTCACGTGGACACGAGGTGCAACTGTTGTGGAACCGAATCATTGATCGGATTGAAACAAAGCACCAAACACGGGCTTTGTTTATCTCTGAAGAATATTGATATTCTATTCCTCAGAGCAACAGTTTTAACAATCAACTCGGTAGTCGGGTTATGTTCGCTAAAAAatcaatgcaataaaattatccaAGATACCAATACTGGCAATAGCAATAGCAATAGTCGTTCttgatgaacaaaaaatatcataataataaaaaaataaataaggaaGAGAATACAGCATATAAATTTTCCTTAatgaattatttgctttataattaaaaataacgatttattttatattgttttacttGCTAAATAATGCTTCGAGAACTATCTGTTGAGTTCGGTGTGAAATGGTTGCCGTTCCATTTAGATCAATCTTTAGCAAGGGTGTGAACAATGTCGATCCACTTATCGGCTTGTGAATTCGCACTTGTTTCAAACaagaaatgttttgtaataaaaaagtagAAATGTAAAGTTCTTGGACGAAAATAATCCATTCTATTCTTTTAGACACCGAAAAGCTacttagtagtagtagtagtagcctTAAGACTTAAAAGCaacaaagtaaaatgaaaataacaaaaatgcacagcaagcaaaatatttgaacataaaataaatataaaacaccacatagtttaaaaataaagctctgttaattaaaatagaatGAAACCACAGCTATATACGAGCGATATAATACGATCAGTAGCGTATTTGATGTGCTACGGTGTGTGTTTCGCGTACTCACAATCAGAggcaaattattcaaatgaaattaatacaCGCAACCTGAGTAGTCTGACGCGTGTAGTGTAGAACCTAACTGCTAATAGTACGCATGTCTTTGAAACGCGGATGTTTCGCAGATCGATCAGTCAGGCTACTTAAGTTTGATCGCGTTAAGAAACGGCAGCAATGTGCTGTTTGTGACGATAATTACATACAATGGTTTCTGTATGCAGTtgtgggtgtttgtgtgtgtatgaaaatTAGCGCAATTGGTAGTAAGGCGTGTGAATTACAACAATCATTAAAAGGAATGAAACTTAAAGCGACACAATGAAAGTGTCGTACATATGTCGTACTGCCGAATTCCAGTGATGGTTATTATCTAGGTATGTTTTACGCCAAAAAGAGATCATAATTCATCAATATTGTTCACTGATGCTGTAATGGAATGTTGTTTAATTCAAAAATAGTTGTATCACTTGTTGGCATTGTTGGAATTGTACCTAATTGATTCGCTTCGCGATTCGTCGTGATCCTGATcatgtgtatatatatataatacgAATCAAAGTCATTGCTTAGCGAATATTGCAGTTTAATAATTTCAGCTATATTTTACAGTTCCCTAGGCTGGGTGGTTAATTTTAAAGGATAAATAAGAAGCATGGTATTCTTTAAGTATCCGACTGTAGACTTTACACGTTTGagtttcgtttgaaatgttCGACGCAATCGTTGCCAACACTAAACAGACTTCAAATGCGTTGTTTGAAAGCCTCCCGCATCACGCATCAGCTGCTGAATAATTCATTTGCGGGCGGTTAAGCTGAGCGTGTATATCTACGCTTGCTATAGCTCCCATGTGCTCCCAACCAACCCAAGTACATGCTATTAGCAAACAGCATTGTCGCCGGTGAAGAATAATTAATCACCCTATGCAAATATTGGCAGGAAGCACATCTCAGAGATTTTGTCGTGGTAACCTTTTGCGGATAGCATACGGATAAAGTAAGATCCAAATCAGTAATGATCATGCTCCTCTGTTCAATCGACCAAAAATCCATTATTAAAAGATCAGCTAAAGTATCTTATCGAGTCCATGATGGAGTGTTCTTTTTTAACTATTACATATCCATATCCAATACATATCCAAAAGCATAACTTCCATCTAAATAACtaaaccttttttattttgtgctcCGTCATGTGAAATTATCATTCTCATGTGATTCCATGCTCCCTACTTTACCTACGTTAGTGATCAGTTTTAGAATGGAATACTTCTTTGGGAATGAAATTTCGCTTCATGATGAACAGACCTAGACATAAGATCGAATCTGTCAACCATGACgaacgttcgttcgttcgtttacCAATCCTATCTCTTCGCAGCGTAACCTACACCAACATGAGCAAAGTGAGCGATAacagaaaatgtattttaccTGTATTCTCGGTACAGATAATCAACTGCTAATATCGAGAGCAGCTTGACCAAACAACATCGCTCGCTGTTCGTTAGCGACAGCTGACAACGACAAGAAACCCGGACCATGGCTTTGTTATATCTCGCACACCAGTGGCTTCGCAGTGTGGGAAGATCGTTGCCCGTTGTTTGTCGCACGTCGCCAGATCAACGGTTGATGAAGCAAACTGCGCTACCAACGCTTCGTGGCAATGCATTCAACTtgcaaacataaatataaactCACGCTAACCTTCGCGCATTCAATGACCTACCTTCCTCGATCGGAAGTGTTGGAACTGACGATAGTAGAGGAGAGCATGTCGGAAGGCAGGTTGGACCCACTACATACCGCAGTTTACGATTCTTTCCCCAATCTTACGCCCCCCTAGTCTTTAGATAGGTTGATGGCAGGTTGGGCAAGATGGAGCGAAATGTGAGAATAACGTTTGTACGCATTCTTACGCAGGTCTAAACGATCAGGTTGGaaattctttcttttgcatGGTCCTACAGGAGTGCAATCTCGAAACCGGTTCTAGACAGTGTAAGTGAATTAAACTAGTATTGCAATAATGATTACTATCGAACAGCACGCAAACAGCCGTAAGGCTATTGAATGTGGAGTCGCATTTAGACGTGATGTTACGGAAAGTACACGGATACAGTTTGATTCGCAGTCGATGCTTCGATAAGAAATTAACTAACCAAAGCAGCTTTAAACAAAtgtgaaatagaaaaaatcatgtttaaataaaaaccttcTTAGGAGAagcgtttatttcatttttcaacgaTTGGGTTCGTTTGCTCTGTTCCCAGGATATTTCTTCGAGTTCGCTTTCTATGACAATGCAAGCTAGTGAATAATGTGCCTAATTTGAAATAGGAAAACTAGGTCTATATCGTCATATATGTTCAACTTACCTCCGTCTTGTAGAGACAGCCAAGTAAAAGAATTACTGGTTCACGCTTGTTGCACAATAATATTTACTAGAAAATTCAATGTATTAACATCGATATATATATTGTTCATCGATCGCAGAAATGATGCAGTATAAAGACGACAGTGTAAAACTGGTTTACTATTCCTATGTTGCTCAACCATACCCATCAGAGGTACGTTATAAGTTGCCTTCTGTACACATCCACACATGTACATACCTTACCCACGCATACGAACAAGTAGACTACAATGGAAGCAAACACTGCTTGAAGCCGTATTCCACCAGATAATGCATCTTAAGGAAGTTCACAATCAAGTTCACAATAATGAACTTTTCTATTGTAGTAGTGTGCACGTGGTCGCATGTTACAGTACCAACACTAGTGAACGCGTTGATCCGCTTTGAGCCCTACTTACTTAAAAGTAAATAGATCGATCGATTAGATATCGCCTACACCGAGTTGACGTAGTTCAGAGAAACTCGGTGTTTGTTACATGGAATTAAAGTTTGCTTTATGAGATATGTTCCTTTGCCAAAAGACAACAGAATCAAATTCGCATCAATTGAGATCGTGTAAGTTGTAACCGGAAACTAATCAAGAGTTTGTATGGTGCATATTCggttttaatctttttttgacACCGATCGTTAACGTTTTAAAAATGAGTAGAAACCGATAGCGAATGCCCACTATTTATGAATACTATGGGAATTTTATGTGTGCATTACCCAAAGTCAGtgatgtgaaaaataaaaaagtttattttgttttgttgtaaacCGTACACAAGAGCATTAGAAATTAGCTTTCAGTTGTTGATACGAAGGACAAGAAAGGATGTATCGGTGTAACGTTTGAGGTCAATGGAACACACGAACCGTGAAAATCGAGCACAATGCTTTCGGTATGGCTTGTATGCACATACCAATATTCGTATGGCCTTCCATCGCTCTTGTGTGGCATAGCGTAATGAAAATAAGAACTTCGTTTTACGTTTAATTTGatgattatttgtttgttacctTCGTTGTAAAATTGTGCtgtaatcatttttttgtcgATACGATGTAGCTATTGTGctaaatggaaaaatgtgaGAATGAGGGCTAAGTCATTTCCTTGTATATCGCAACTAGGAAAATATTCTACAACCGTACAGATGTTACATCACAGAATCTCAGCGTAATGCAATTACTCGCTAGAAGAGAAATTCGGTTTTCTCAAGTGCATATGTCAAGCATTCTTCTTTAAGACTCGAACATAACCACgctattttcttctcttctttaCTATTCTGCAGGTTCGCTTAATCGCGTTACGCAACGCGATAGTGCACTGAGAGCATTGCTCGTGCTGTAAGTGCCCGAAGGAAGCCGAAGGAACGCTGGTGGGCTTTGTCATTTAACCGTCATACTTCAAGGCTACTCATGCAAAGGTCGCCCCCCTTTAGCACGTGTGGCATGTGAGGAAGGGATTGGAAGAACACGCCATAAGCAACGATCGGGAATACATCGACAATACTATCCGCGTGCAGTAATAGTACTgatctggttttgttttctttttccagctGTGTAACACATGCATCGGGTAAAACGGACTCCAAACCGAGTTAGAACGCCGAACGATCGCATTTCGTAGAGTTCAACCTTCGCGGGTGGTAAAGTTgatcaaacatacacacactctccTATACGTACACCACCGCTACTAGAAAGGTCGAACTGACTGATGCATTGCGGCTGCATTTGTGCATTATCCATGAACTGATCGGACATCATTAGAGCGTAGTTGAAGTGTTTGTCTATtgctatttttaatgaaacgaTGCAAGTGAAAAATGAGAATTCAAGTTGCCTTGTTAGCGCACCGGTAATCTTCTAGCCACCAATTAATTCGCTGATGCTCCTATATTGATTTATAGTTTTATGAagtgcagcaacaacaaaaatatgcaaaattgtCTGCTGTTGCATTGAAGCATCTTACGGATGTAGTGTATTTTACAAGGTACAGTGAAATTGTGAATGTGAAATAAGCTATCAGTGCATCGTGCGATTGAAGGAAGATCGTGTTCACACAAAGTGCCGAAGTATTGCGTCGGGAAACGCGATACACTTATGAAAAAAATTGCTCATTAGGTTCTGCGAGTGATAAATATTGCAAATAGTAAGCATGATGTCAGCGTTAAGTCATCAAGTGAATATGAACAACTTTTTATCGCTGCTAGTGGGTGCCTCTTTAGTTGCGGCTAATTCATCTCCGAGCCATGATGTAGGCTCTCTATCACAGCCGACCGAGTTCAGTAACGGAGTGTCGTCGTTTGCTTTGCCGGCAGAGGAGCGAATGGCTTTCGAGACCTCCACATTGGCATACCTGAACTACAGTTACATGGGGCCTGATGGACAGTTAGTTGAGCTTGGTAACGAGAGTGCGAAATATGGCGAAGGACGAATTCTCAATCGGAGTGGAATTTTGGTGCACGTCAGCAATAGCGTGAATCGTTCCGATCACACAGGCTGTTACAAACATTGGAGCGGTACACTCGGAGAATCAATCCCGGATCGTAGCATACCCTGGATTGCGCTTGTACGACGTGGTGGTTGTAACTTTGAAGACAAAGTCAAACATGCATTCGAGCACGGTGCTGCAGGCGTCATTATCTATAACGACAAAGGCGATATTAAGCTGGATAAGATGAAGATCAACGATAAAGAGCGTGagtattaaatttgttttggttagcagtacaatgtttttaaatacaataaGTTTCATTGATAGTTAAGCGAAAGTAGTTTATCTAATTAAAGGCATTTAATGAACAGAAGATACCACTAGATATATGCGTTAAAATAGATACTTCAAGTGATATTTAATCATTTGGGTTTCTTGGTGTTGTAATTCAATAATTTGTCAGTAATTTGCACTTGAACAGATACTTGTTGCATTACTACCAGTATTGTCACTGTTAACCACACAGAAACACGACGTGCAGCAGCAGAATGTTTGTTAGCGCTGTTGACACAGTATTAGTGCCGATTAGCATTAGAAGTGCAAAAGGTAATTAACGTAGTTAATAAATGTATGAATCGTTTGCAGCCGACTGCTGCTCAATCTGTTGACTCGGTAGCTAAACAAAGTTGAAAACCATAGCGTTGGTCCACAAGACTTCGACTATAATAGGAAAATACATCTGTTTTCACCCAACAGTACACAACTACAGGAATAAACACGCCTAACGTGGTTTAGTCATTAGTCCGTCTAGCTCTACCCCACGCAAGCAAAACCGACGATGCGCAAGCAAGCAGTACACACGATGCCTTCTGCTCATGGATTACTTTCACTTGTGACGATGAGCGACCTCCCATCACCGGAGTAAAACCATACATCATGGCTAAAGAATGGCATTGGTATCGCAGATTGGTCGTTGTATCTGTTACCATGTGGTTTATTGTATTTAGGAGTGTGAGAGTATGTTTTTCATCTGAATTGTTCATTGTAAAACGAAGTTAGTGGAACCATAATTGTTCTCATGCTCGTTTCATAAGAATGTACTAGTTGCGTACACTTTTCTTTAACAGTTTGTGTGTTCAGTTCAAGAAGTAAAATtctttaatgtgttttttatgtgttttatgtgtttattcTTGAAACATTTTGTATCCACTTATGCATCTTCAACATACatttttgttgtatgttgGAATTTAAGAAGTTTACCATTACttctcatctttttttttgtttgaacgcTTTTGAAATCCTTCCATGAACATTGAATTTCGTCGTCGTCCTCGTGATAGACCAAAAATTTCATGGTAACGTGTATTGGCTCCATGCGTAGTCCACCCGAGGCTATTTGAAGACAATGCTTCAATGTGAACTTAATGTGAATCGAGGGAAATGTTGAAGTGAATACAACTGTACGAATAGTGTGTAGTGTGCATATCAGTTTCTTCACATTAGTTATCTGCTACAATTTagattaaatgaaacaaaactactTATACTTGTAACGTAGAACCTTTGTTTGTTATGTATCttattttaattgtaattttttttcgtaaacaCAGGCAACATCACTGCAGTCTTCACCTCAAAAGCAATGGGACTTGAATTGATCGAAATTTTAGAAGTACACAAGTATGATGTGCATATGCGAATAATTGAAGGATCTCGTCAGTTCGTCACATTAGGAAACATAAACAAGTACGTTGTGGATTCTTTCTCCAAACCCAAGTAATTCCATTTATACATTCAATTCCtcttttattttatagaaCATCGGTCCTGTTTGTGTCAATTTCATTTATTGTGCTGATGATAATTTCgctggtttggttggtatttTACTACGTTCAGCGATTCCGGTATCTACAAACCAAAGACAAACAATCTGTGAGTATTATGGTTATTCGCAAAAGACACATAAATTTTAGTTAGTGAAGTTTAGTCGTTTCAAGTAACACATTTGTATGTCTATGTATGTATGTTAATAATGCTTGATGAAAttaactgtttttgtttgattttccatAGAAACGACTCTGCAGCGTTGCAAAACGTATAATCGCCAAAATTCCAACTAAAAGTATTAAATCAGATGACAAGgtatgatttaattttgttttaacaaaTATGTTTGCTTACTTTGGAAAGCAATACACCTGAATccaatgcaaataaataattatcctGTTTTAGGAAATCGATAACGATTGCTGTGCCATCTGCATCGAACCGTATAAAGTAACTGATGTTATACGTGTTCTACCGTGCAAGTGAGTACTGGAATGTAGTTCGGATTATTGCATCGTTAATGGGTGTTTCCAATCAATactaaataatttattctcaTTTTTGCCAGGCATGAGTTCCATAAGGTCTGCATAGATCCTTGGCTTCTTGAGCATCGGACCTGCCCAATGTGCAAAATGGACATTCTCAAACATTATGGCTTTGTGGTGGgttcttcttcgtcttctCAAATCAATTCAGCGATCGCAGAATATTTAAATGttgcaccaccgccaccgccctCTAATACGTCAACCATCACTACATCCTCAATTGCGTCGACTGAAGAATCATCCAGACGAGTTTCCTGGTCCACTGGGGCAGGTATAGGTCCAACTACGTCTGTCACAGTGGATGGGAGCGTTCCATCGACGCTCTTTGGCAATAATTATATTGCTGGTCGCAATGGTGGCACTTCTGTCAGTCAGCTGACTGATATCGTAACAATTATTATCAACATCGATGATAACGAGAGTTCAACTGGTCGTGATGATACTGTTGTTGTGGGCAGTAGCGGTACGAGTGGCGGTGGTAGCAACAGTAGGATGGGTGTATTATGCGATCTTTCAACACATGACGATTTGAATTGTAGTGGCGCTAGTTCTAGTAGTAATGACAGGGACAATAGTAATGGTGATAGCAATAATGCAAACAGCAGCGATAATAACGAAAGTAACAGCGACAGTCATCttataagcaaacaaataactgACGTTTGAGCTCAACCATACAAACTACGATTCCATTACACTTACGGTCCATTATTATCCGCAAATCGATATATTGAAGACACATAGAAATGCGGGATGAACACAAAAGGGAAGGTTTACGTTTGCTTGCTTTGTGTAAAAGGCAATATTACAATGTGCCATGCGAGCTGGCTCGTCTAACATTACAGGGTAGagattttgcaaattttattgtGTGTCAAATTTTGCCCATACAATCTTAAAATTGTGCGGTGATACAGTaagcatacaagtttgatatACACTTTATTGCGGATGGAATATTAACACCGCGGGTTAGAGAAAGCATGGATTTATATGAATTTAGAATGCGACGTATAGTTTTAATGGATCCAATGGACCGTATGCACGGAATTACGCAATAATACTTAATTGATTAGCACTATAATCGTGTAAGATTCTGTGATACAATTTGAgacattattataattattattttcactaTCGATATCGAAACCAACCAGCCTCCGTAAACGCTGTTTTTTGTAACTGAAACTAGTGCAACGAATGCTAGTGCCACTATTGCTAATTACTATTAGTCCCTTCTTTGCTAATGCAATAATCAATCAAGAATAATCCTACGCAAGAAGTAGGCCAAAGAGAGAAAACGTTAGTTCGCGCATTGTCGTAATGATGCATTCTTAAGTTACAATGAATTTTATGATGAAtggttttatgatttatttaaatccTGCTGGATAAGAACAATTAGTCTTTTGCGACAACAAAATACCCATAGTTTATTGCACTGATTTGTGTGCTGCGCTTATTTGAAATGAATGTGTGAGCTACttaatttcttaattttgCAATACTTTT
This region of Anopheles marshallii chromosome 2, idAnoMarsDA_429_01, whole genome shotgun sequence genomic DNA includes:
- the LOC128719238 gene encoding E3 ubiquitin-protein ligase goliath gives rise to the protein MMSALSHQVNMNNFLSLLVGASLVAANSSPSHDVGSLSQPTEFSNGVSSFALPAEERMAFETSTLAYLNYSYMGPDGQLVELGNESAKYGEGRILNRSGILVHVSNSVNRSDHTGCYKHWSGTLGESIPDRSIPWIALVRRGGCNFEDKVKHAFEHGAAGVIIYNDKGDIKLDKMKINDKERNITAVFTSKAMGLELIEILEVHKYDVHMRIIEGSRQFVTLGNINKTSVLFVSISFIVLMIISLVWLVFYYVQRFRYLQTKDKQSKRLCSVAKRIIAKIPTKSIKSDDKEIDNDCCAICIEPYKVTDVIRVLPCKHEFHKVCIDPWLLEHRTCPMCKMDILKHYGFVFTGSQESILQLDMDMEEGDLIDDRSSTDGGYQRRNSVSPLPQIRASDENQMSRSSSDSDSEREHGNCVTPHSSGRRSAQGRTNREIQRQHDNLQQDGDICVGCLAAALNKKQKNNDNTIVQEDGDSDSYATEENGSKSLPATLKKYKGNHSTGSCRGMNPPDHYHPYPYNDKRASRVYQNHQPQNSASEEHSSQPSSNLPFKFYKTECGQPRKVRTPLRNVIPQSISAPCDTDSSLCVCIHGGVEQNLSDTSTSNGGTLHANVESEELPELHIVQRPIDAKRRCSLSRKSSCSSADRNDVVTCEDLKIAIDYSNEEDVSDETEPNSDNDLIIRRSERGDEKETRKK